One genomic segment of Acidobacteriota bacterium includes these proteins:
- the tnpA gene encoding IS200/IS605 family transposase, translating to MPQSYVNLLYHLVFSTKERQPLITEAYQPRLYEYLGGTIRGLGGVALEINGVEDHVHVLAKLRQDKAVSEVLRDLKANASGWLHAVFPELQQFAWQNGYGAFTVSTSQVAAVRRYIANQKAHHQQQSFEEEFVQLLKLHDVEYDERYLWK from the coding sequence ATGCCTCAATCTTATGTCAACCTGCTTTACCACCTCGTCTTTTCCACCAAAGAACGCCAGCCGCTGATCACCGAGGCCTATCAGCCGCGTTTATATGAATACCTCGGCGGCACCATTCGCGGGCTGGGCGGCGTGGCGTTGGAGATCAATGGCGTCGAAGACCATGTGCACGTGCTGGCAAAATTGCGGCAGGACAAAGCCGTGTCTGAGGTCTTGCGCGATCTGAAAGCGAATGCGTCTGGCTGGTTGCACGCCGTCTTCCCAGAGTTACAGCAGTTCGCGTGGCAAAACGGCTACGGCGCGTTTACGGTGAGCACGTCGCAAGTTGCCGCCGTGCGCCGTTACATCGCCAATCAGAAAGCGCATCACCAACAGCAATCGTTTGAAGAGGAGTTCGTGCAGTTGCTGAAATTGCACGACGTTGAATATGACGAACGTTATTTGTGGAAATGA
- a CDS encoding acyl-ACP desaturase translates to MTADIERYIGASTRIATTDLDWDEASRVGLTEDERFVITYFSDIESQTIRYLRSLLGMKIALEPAVTAFLATWNYEEFFHGYELARLLAACGHPLEENRVEQVQKRGTLKEWLELVLTPLFSRVFYHQFPAVYLSFGAIQEMTTLRGYEHLKQFTRNPVLKTLCDRIAKQERRHFAWYFNHARQQLEQTPGARWLTRRLLESNWVPVGAGVKTTAEVKRLFTTVFPAAARRKVVQEIDAKMGTLPGLAGIRLMEPYFEKAGAL, encoded by the coding sequence ATGACCGCAGACATTGAACGTTATATCGGCGCTTCAACCCGCATTGCCACCACTGACCTTGATTGGGACGAAGCCAGCCGCGTCGGCCTGACCGAGGACGAACGCTTTGTCATCACCTACTTTTCTGACATTGAAAGCCAGACGATCCGTTACCTGCGCAGCCTGCTCGGCATGAAAATCGCCCTCGAACCCGCCGTCACGGCCTTTCTGGCGACCTGGAACTATGAAGAGTTTTTCCACGGCTACGAACTGGCGCGCCTGCTGGCGGCCTGCGGCCATCCGTTGGAAGAAAATCGCGTTGAACAAGTCCAAAAGCGCGGCACGCTCAAAGAATGGCTCGAACTGGTGCTGACGCCGCTGTTCTCGCGCGTCTTTTATCATCAGTTCCCGGCGGTGTATCTCTCGTTCGGCGCGATTCAAGAAATGACGACGTTGCGTGGCTATGAACACCTCAAACAATTCACGCGCAATCCCGTGCTCAAAACCCTGTGCGACCGCATTGCCAAACAGGAGCGCCGCCACTTCGCCTGGTATTTCAATCACGCCCGCCAGCAACTCGAACAAACGCCCGGCGCACGCTGGTTGACGCGGCGCTTGCTGGAGTCCAATTGGGTGCCGGTCGGCGCGGGCGTCAAGACTACGGCGGAAGTCAAACGCCTCTTCACCACCGTCTTTCCCGCCGCCGCGCGCCGCAAAGTGGTGCAGGAGATTGACGCCAAAATGGGCACGCTGCCGGGCCTGGCAGGCATCCGGTTGATGGAGCCGTATTTTGAAAAAGCCGGGGCGCTGTGA
- a CDS encoding sigma-70 family RNA polymerase sigma factor yields the protein MAFSEIAPGVVTRAKNGDEDAFHLIFNRYGRPVLSFINNLVQSHELAEELAQETFVRAYRNLRGLQDEARLSTWLFGIARNVVREAIRQKIKAEKKVDLDAPETLQLPAPGVLPEGAMLDRELTVKISRALADLDEDKRVVFSLKIFHEKSYEEISALTGHSVGKLKTDLHRARLEIRKRLGTYLESAAC from the coding sequence ATGGCCTTTTCCGAAATCGCGCCCGGCGTGGTTACGCGAGCGAAGAACGGAGACGAAGATGCGTTTCATCTCATCTTCAACCGTTATGGCCGACCTGTCCTTAGCTTCATCAACAACCTGGTGCAAAGCCACGAGTTGGCCGAAGAATTGGCCCAGGAAACCTTTGTGCGCGCCTACCGCAACCTGCGCGGCTTGCAGGATGAAGCGCGCCTCTCGACCTGGCTTTTCGGCATCGCCCGCAACGTTGTACGTGAGGCGATTCGGCAAAAGATCAAAGCCGAAAAGAAGGTAGACCTAGACGCCCCGGAAACGCTCCAATTGCCCGCGCCAGGCGTGTTGCCGGAGGGAGCGATGCTCGACCGCGAATTGACCGTGAAAATCAGCCGCGCGCTGGCTGACCTGGACGAAGACAAACGCGTCGTGTTCAGTCTGAAGATTTTTCATGAGAAAAGTTACGAAGAGATCAGCGCGCTGACCGGCCATTCCGTCGGCAAGCTGAAGACGGATTTACACCGGGCGCGGCTGGAAATCCGCAAACGGCTGGGGACGTATTTAGAAAGCGCGGCGTGTTGA
- a CDS encoding zf-HC2 domain-containing protein produces MNCERCQTELEDFLYGELAESQTAAVRAHLADCADCVQARATLEREHEIFAQYYEQTALEPAPEMWQTIQARIHTEATAPAAAPEKAGFIAGILAWLSGAAVVRQVALALVLVVVSVMATTYYLKSQQSNDPRLARLKPSPTVTVAPTPGVTPEQSQVAPPTPLAKDLAKHNAPVQNAPRTPLKPQPKFSETQLIQNQIARAEREYQGALKLLDRVIARHRDNFAPGLLKRYESSLALIDNSIAESRRALRERPEDAASGQFLLAAYAKKLELMQEIATQAGQ; encoded by the coding sequence ATGAATTGCGAACGTTGTCAGACAGAACTCGAAGATTTCTTGTACGGCGAATTGGCCGAGAGCCAGACCGCCGCTGTGCGGGCGCATTTGGCGGATTGTGCCGACTGTGTGCAGGCGCGGGCGACGCTCGAGCGCGAGCATGAAATCTTCGCGCAATACTACGAACAGACCGCGCTCGAACCGGCGCCGGAAATGTGGCAGACGATTCAGGCGCGCATTCATACTGAAGCGACTGCACCTGCCGCTGCGCCAGAGAAAGCCGGCTTCATTGCTGGGATACTGGCTTGGCTTTCCGGCGCAGCAGTGGTGCGGCAAGTGGCGTTGGCGCTGGTGCTGGTTGTGGTTTCGGTCATGGCGACGACCTACTATCTCAAATCGCAGCAGAGCAATGATCCGCGACTGGCAAGGCTCAAGCCGTCACCGACTGTCACCGTTGCGCCCACGCCTGGCGTAACGCCGGAGCAGTCGCAGGTCGCTCCGCCCACGCCACTCGCAAAAGATTTGGCGAAACACAACGCGCCGGTTCAGAATGCGCCACGCACGCCGCTCAAACCGCAACCGAAATTCAGTGAAACGCAGTTGATTCAAAATCAGATCGCGCGCGCCGAACGCGAATATCAGGGCGCGCTCAAATTGCTTGACCGCGTGATTGCGCGCCACCGCGACAACTTTGCGCCCGGGTTGTTGAAACGGTATGAGAGCAGTTTGGCATTGATTGATAACTCAATTGCCGAGAGCCGCCGCGCCTTGCGCGAACGCCCGGAAGACGCGGCGAGCGGCCAATTCCTGTTGGCTGCGTATGCGAAGAAGCTGGAATTGATGCAGGAGATTGCGACGCAGGCGGGGCAATAG
- a CDS encoding DUF4097 family beta strand repeat protein, with the protein MRNVLFNLATLLTLLTAFTAAAPAQSFPRELHEVYNLNSDGTISVTNSSGYIRITTWNENRVQVDAVKNARRDEDWPLIEIRVTSRPERLEITTVYPRGRSNTASVNYDLKVPRSVVLNNIASTSGDVTITGPLASVSARSTSGNVTATEVTGNANVSSTSGNATAQHIGGSLSISSTSGNVSASDVAARATARSSSGDITLSKVRDDASAHCASGSIRLEQIGGRVAAQSSSGSVTIRTVSGDVEAASNSDNVLIEDVRGRVVATSFTGNVIVRKADEGVRATATSSNIEITNVKGRIEAETISGSVTLREVDSHDLRIKSLSSSVRYQGKLYADGRYEFSSFSGDVVVTLPADSEFNLTAQSFSGTINTDFPIQLTTGKLSSRGPVQGVAGKGGAQLKAESFSGSVHIKKLVAQNR; encoded by the coding sequence ATGCGAAACGTTCTGTTCAACTTGGCAACTTTGCTGACGCTGCTGACGGCATTCACCGCCGCCGCACCCGCGCAATCGTTCCCGCGCGAGTTGCACGAAGTTTACAACCTCAACTCCGACGGCACGATCAGCGTCACCAACAGCAGCGGCTACATTCGCATCACGACCTGGAACGAGAATCGTGTGCAGGTGGACGCCGTCAAAAACGCGCGCCGCGATGAGGATTGGCCGTTGATCGAAATCCGTGTCACGAGCCGTCCTGAACGTTTGGAAATCACGACCGTTTATCCGCGGGGCCGTTCGAATACGGCCAGCGTGAATTACGATTTGAAAGTGCCGCGTTCCGTCGTGCTCAACAACATTGCTTCGACCAGCGGTGATGTGACGATCACCGGCCCGCTGGCCAGCGTCAGTGCGCGTTCGACCAGCGGCAACGTCACGGCGACAGAGGTGACCGGCAATGCGAATGTTTCCAGCACCAGCGGCAATGCGACCGCCCAGCACATCGGCGGCAGCCTTTCGATCAGTTCCACCAGCGGCAATGTGAGCGCTTCGGATGTGGCCGCACGAGCAACGGCGCGCAGTTCGAGCGGCGACATTACCCTGAGCAAAGTGCGCGACGATGCCAGCGCGCATTGTGCCAGCGGTTCGATTCGGCTGGAACAGATCGGCGGACGCGTCGCGGCGCAAAGCTCCAGCGGCAGCGTCACCATTCGCACGGTCAGCGGCGATGTCGAAGCCGCCTCGAACAGCGACAACGTGCTGATCGAAGACGTGCGGGGCCGTGTCGTGGCGACCTCTTTCACCGGCAACGTCATTGTGCGCAAGGCGGATGAAGGCGTGCGCGCCACCGCGACCAGTTCCAACATCGAAATCACCAATGTCAAAGGGCGCATCGAGGCCGAAACCATCAGCGGTTCGGTTACGTTGCGCGAAGTGGATTCGCATGATTTGCGGATAAAAAGTCTGAGCAGCAGCGTGCGCTATCAGGGCAAGCTATATGCCGATGGCCGTTACGAATTTTCCAGCTTCAGCGGTGATGTCGTCGTGACCTTGCCCGCCGACAGCGAATTCAATCTGACCGCGCAATCGTTTAGCGGCACGATCAACACCGACTTTCCCATTCAACTAACCACCGGCAAACTCAGCAGCCGTGGCCCCGTGCAAGGCGTTGCGGGCAAAGGTGGCGCGCAACTCAAAGCCGAATCCTTTAGCGGCAGCGTGCATATCAAAAAGCTCGTGGCGCAAAACCGCTAG
- a CDS encoding DUF5009 domain-containing protein, whose translation MAEAVVESTSNKAPLPNRLTSLDAYRGFVMLLMMAEVLHLRRVSTALPESGFWRFLAWHQSHVEWIGCSLHDLIQPSFSFLVGAALPFSLISRQQQGQTKARMLRHACQRALILIFLGIFLRSVNRPMTYFTFEDTLTQIGLGYVFLFLLGWQTMRVQWLALGVILVGYWLAFALYPLPPADFDLTWVGVAKDWPHLLTGFAAHWNKNTNFAAWFDQWFLNLFPREKPFVFNGGGYLTLSFIPTLGTMILGLLAGGILRSDRSQREKAKWFVIAGLVGLASGWLLGWLGICPVVKRIWTPSWVLFSGGWCCLLLAGFYSVLDWHGQRRWAFPLLVIGMNSIAAYCIAELWGGFMTAMLKRHFGQNTFKLFGEAYEPFLLGVGVLAIYWLMLFWLYRKKIFIRI comes from the coding sequence ATGGCCGAAGCAGTTGTCGAAAGCACTTCCAACAAAGCGCCCTTGCCCAACCGACTCACCTCGCTCGACGCCTATCGCGGTTTCGTTATGCTGCTGATGATGGCCGAGGTGTTGCACCTACGCCGCGTTTCAACGGCTTTACCGGAGAGCGGTTTCTGGCGCTTCCTGGCCTGGCATCAATCGCACGTCGAATGGATTGGCTGTTCGCTGCACGATCTGATTCAACCGTCGTTTTCATTTTTGGTTGGCGCGGCCTTGCCGTTCTCGCTCATCAGCCGCCAACAGCAGGGCCAGACGAAAGCGCGGATGTTACGCCACGCCTGCCAGCGCGCGTTGATTCTGATCTTCCTGGGCATCTTCCTGCGTTCGGTCAATCGGCCCATGACTTATTTCACCTTTGAAGACACGCTGACGCAGATCGGCTTGGGCTACGTGTTTCTGTTCTTGCTCGGCTGGCAAACGATGCGCGTGCAATGGCTGGCGCTGGGCGTAATTCTAGTCGGTTATTGGCTGGCGTTTGCGTTGTACCCGTTGCCGCCTGCCGATTTCGATCTGACCTGGGTGGGTGTGGCGAAAGACTGGCCGCACCTGCTGACGGGTTTTGCCGCGCATTGGAACAAGAATACGAATTTTGCCGCTTGGTTCGATCAATGGTTCCTGAATCTGTTCCCACGCGAAAAGCCGTTCGTATTTAACGGCGGTGGCTATCTGACGCTGAGCTTCATTCCGACGCTGGGCACGATGATTTTGGGTTTGCTGGCGGGCGGCATCTTGCGTTCCGACCGTAGCCAGCGCGAGAAAGCCAAATGGTTTGTGATCGCTGGGCTGGTTGGCTTGGCTTCAGGTTGGCTGCTCGGCTGGCTGGGAATTTGCCCGGTCGTCAAACGCATCTGGACGCCGAGTTGGGTGCTGTTTAGCGGCGGCTGGTGTTGCCTGTTGCTGGCCGGGTTTTACAGTGTGCTGGATTGGCACGGCCAGCGGCGTTGGGCCTTTCCGTTGCTGGTGATCGGCATGAATTCAATTGCCGCGTATTGCATCGCCGAATTGTGGGGCGGCTTTATGACCGCCATGCTCAAACGCCATTTCGGCCAGAATACTTTCAAGCTGTTCGGCGAAGCCTACGAACCGTTTTTGCTGGGTGTTGGAGTGCTGGCGATTTATTGGTTGATGTTGTTCTGGCTGTATCGCAAAAAGATTTTCATTCGGATTTGA
- a CDS encoding dihydroorotase has protein sequence MSSLLIKNGTLIDPTQQLEARRDLLIRDGKVETIDETINAEGVKTVDATGLIVAPGFIDLHVHLREPGFEYKETIETGARAAVAGGFTSVCCMPNTKPVNDNSSVTNFIIEQARKAGLANVFPIGAITQGSKGEHLAEIGEMKAAGIVAISDDGKPVVDSGMMRRALEYARDFDLPVVDHCEDCCGATGWAMHEGQYSALMGLKGLPGLAEDLHVSRDIMLAEITGARVHIAHISTARSVELVREAKAKGLAVSCEVAPHHFTLTDRDVFESRYNTNFKMAPPLRAQSDVDAIIEGLRDGTIDAIATDHAPHHANEKMLEFDRSPNGIIGLETAVSLALDRLVHRGVISLSRMVELLSCNPARLFGLARGTLKAGALADVTIFDPVKQIKVEAGQFQSKSRNTPFDGWELRGAPVATVVAGRLVWTAR, from the coding sequence ATGTCTTCCTTGCTCATCAAAAACGGCACCCTCATTGACCCCACGCAACAACTCGAAGCGCGCCGCGATCTGCTCATTCGCGACGGCAAAGTCGAAACCATTGATGAGACAATCAATGCAGAGGGTGTCAAAACCGTTGACGCCACCGGCTTGATCGTCGCGCCCGGCTTCATTGACCTGCACGTACATCTGCGCGAACCGGGCTTTGAATACAAAGAGACTATCGAAACAGGCGCGCGGGCGGCGGTGGCGGGTGGCTTCACGTCGGTCTGCTGCATGCCCAACACGAAGCCGGTCAATGACAATTCGTCGGTCACTAACTTCATCATCGAACAGGCGCGCAAGGCTGGCTTGGCGAACGTCTTTCCGATTGGCGCGATCACGCAAGGTTCCAAAGGCGAGCATCTGGCCGAGATTGGCGAGATGAAGGCCGCCGGGATCGTGGCGATCAGCGATGACGGCAAGCCAGTGGTGGATTCGGGCATGATGCGCCGCGCATTGGAATACGCCCGCGATTTCGATCTGCCGGTGGTGGATCATTGCGAAGATTGTTGTGGCGCGACGGGCTGGGCGATGCACGAGGGCCAATACTCCGCGCTGATGGGGTTAAAAGGCTTGCCCGGCTTGGCCGAAGACCTGCACGTTTCGCGCGACATCATGCTGGCCGAAATCACCGGCGCGCGCGTGCATATCGCGCACATCTCGACGGCGCGTTCGGTTGAACTGGTGCGCGAAGCTAAAGCCAAGGGCCTGGCCGTCAGTTGCGAAGTCGCGCCGCACCATTTCACGCTGACCGACCGCGATGTATTTGAGAGTCGTTACAATACCAATTTCAAAATGGCCCCGCCGTTACGCGCCCAAAGCGATGTGGATGCGATCATCGAAGGCTTGCGCGACGGCACGATTGACGCGATTGCGACCGACCACGCGCCGCATCACGCCAACGAAAAGATGCTCGAATTCGACCGCTCGCCCAACGGCATCATCGGGCTGGAAACGGCGGTCTCTTTAGCCCTGGATCGGCTGGTGCACCGAGGCGTGATTTCGTTGAGCCGGATGGTGGAATTACTGTCCTGTAATCCGGCGCGTTTGTTCGGGCTGGCGCGCGGCACGTTGAAAGCTGGCGCGCTGGCCGATGTGACAATCTTCGATCCGGTTAAACAGATCAAGGTGGAGGCCGGGCAGTTTCAATCCAAGAGCCGCAACACGCCGTTTGATGGCTGGGAATTACGTGGTGCGCCGGTCGCAACCGTCGTTGCCGGCCGCCTGGTCTGGACGGCTCGCTGA
- a CDS encoding aspartate carbamoyltransferase catalytic subunit: MPLKRKDLLGIADLSVEEINLILDTAETFRDINTRRIKKVPTLRGKTIINLFFEASTRTRTSFEIAAKRLSADAINISASTSSVVKGETLIDTALNLQAMSPDAIVIRHPSSGAPHALAQHVQAGVINAGDGAHEHPTQALLDALTIRQNKHRLAGLKVAIIGDVLHSRVARSNAHLLSKLGAHVVFAGPRTLLPFGFEKLLAPSEGSVTFAPHVNDAIADADVVMMLRIQLERQSGGFFPSLREYSTYYGLNRRRLALAKPGAIVMHPGPINRGVEIDSDVADGPFSLILDQVNNGVSVRMAVLYLLAGGE; this comes from the coding sequence ATGCCTCTTAAACGCAAAGACCTGCTGGGCATCGCCGACCTGAGCGTCGAAGAGATCAATTTGATCCTCGACACCGCCGAGACGTTTCGCGACATCAACACGCGCCGCATCAAAAAAGTCCCCACGCTGCGCGGCAAAACCATCATCAATCTTTTCTTTGAAGCCTCGACGCGCACGCGCACCAGCTTTGAAATCGCGGCCAAGCGCCTCTCCGCCGATGCGATCAACATTTCGGCTTCGACATCGAGCGTCGTCAAAGGCGAGACGCTGATTGACACCGCGCTCAATCTGCAGGCCATGTCGCCCGACGCGATTGTCATCCGCCATCCGTCATCGGGCGCGCCGCACGCGCTGGCGCAACACGTACAAGCCGGTGTCATCAACGCGGGCGATGGCGCGCACGAACACCCGACGCAGGCGCTGCTCGACGCGCTGACCATCCGCCAGAACAAGCACCGGCTCGCAGGCTTAAAAGTCGCCATCATCGGCGATGTGCTGCACAGCCGCGTCGCGCGCTCCAACGCGCACCTGCTTTCCAAGCTTGGCGCGCACGTAGTCTTCGCCGGGCCGCGCACGCTGCTGCCTTTCGGTTTTGAAAAACTGCTCGCGCCGTCGGAAGGCTCCGTGACCTTCGCCCCGCACGTCAACGATGCGATTGCTGACGCCGATGTCGTGATGATGTTGCGCATCCAATTGGAGCGGCAGTCGGGCGGCTTTTTCCCTTCGTTGCGCGAATACTCGACCTATTACGGCCTGAACCGCCGCCGCTTGGCGCTAGCCAAACCTGGCGCCATCGTCATGCACCCCGGCCCGATCAATCGCGGCGTCGAGATTGATTCCGACGTAGCCGATGGGCCCTTCTCGCTGATTTTGGATCAGGTGAACAATGGCGTGTCGGTGCGGATGGCGGTGCTGTATTTGCTGGCAGGCGGTGAATAG
- a CDS encoding four helix bundle protein codes for MAAIRKFEEIKAWQKARELAHEIYKTCGSGAISQDYGLRNQICRAAVSSMSNIAEGFGHSSNKDFAHFLDMARGSTMETQSLLYVALDIGYINQAAFDSLYKLAEETSSLIIGFSSYLRANQTR; via the coding sequence ATGGCGGCGATCAGAAAGTTTGAGGAGATCAAAGCCTGGCAAAAGGCCCGCGAGCTGGCCCACGAGATTTACAAGACTTGCGGCAGCGGTGCGATTAGCCAGGATTATGGCTTGCGCAATCAAATCTGCCGTGCCGCCGTTTCGTCAATGAGCAACATTGCTGAAGGTTTTGGGCATAGCAGCAACAAGGACTTCGCCCACTTTCTCGATATGGCGCGCGGCTCGACGATGGAAACGCAATCGCTGCTTTACGTGGCGCTGGACATTGGTTATATCAACCAAGCCGCCTTTGACAGCTTGTATAAGCTCGCTGAAGAAACGTCTTCCCTGATCATCGGCTTTTCCAGCTATCTGCGTGCAAATCAAACCCGCTAA
- the pyrR gene encoding bifunctional pyr operon transcriptional regulator/uracil phosphoribosyltransferase PyrR — translation MDFIEKSVVMTAADMSRVLARMASQVVENNPDLGNVLLVGIRRRGVPLAERIAAKINEMDGVTVATGALDITLYRDDLSTVGERPVVNKTELPADITGKTIILVDDVLYTGRTIRAALDELIDFGRPRRVQLAVLIDRGWRELPIQADYVGKTVTTTETEIIKVMLPEFDETEKVIVVEHP, via the coding sequence ATGGACTTTATTGAAAAATCCGTGGTGATGACCGCCGCCGATATGAGCCGCGTGCTGGCGCGCATGGCTTCGCAAGTCGTCGAAAACAACCCCGACCTCGGCAACGTGCTGCTCGTCGGCATACGGCGGCGCGGCGTCCCGCTGGCCGAACGCATCGCCGCCAAGATCAACGAAATGGACGGCGTTACCGTCGCCACCGGCGCGCTCGACATCACGCTCTATCGTGACGACCTAAGCACCGTCGGCGAACGCCCCGTCGTCAATAAAACCGAATTGCCTGCCGACATCACCGGCAAGACGATCATTCTGGTGGATGACGTGCTTTACACGGGCCGCACGATCCGCGCCGCGCTGGATGAACTGATTGATTTTGGCCGCCCGCGCCGCGTGCAACTGGCCGTGTTGATTGATCGCGGCTGGCGCGAATTGCCAATCCAGGCCGATTACGTCGGCAAGACCGTCACGACCACCGAAACCGAAATCATCAAGGTAATGCTGCCCGAATTCGACGAGACGGAAAAAGTCATCGTGGTTGAACACCCCTAA
- a CDS encoding ClpX C4-type zinc finger protein, whose amino-acid sequence MENATLPKREEELRCNFCGKPRTQVQLLLTGAHVAICNECVNVCVQMLAQEAPRRDLPLQELLPSLTGITAQMIEQDETEERAYGLY is encoded by the coding sequence ATGGAAAACGCCACGCTCCCGAAGCGAGAAGAAGAATTACGCTGCAATTTCTGCGGCAAACCCCGCACACAGGTGCAATTGCTGCTGACTGGCGCGCACGTCGCCATTTGCAACGAATGCGTCAACGTCTGTGTGCAGATGCTGGCGCAAGAAGCGCCCCGGCGCGACCTGCCGTTGCAAGAGTTGTTGCCCAGCTTGACGGGCATCACTGCCCAGATGATCGAACAGGACGAAACGGAAGAGAGAGCCTATGGACTTTATTGA
- a CDS encoding DUF1499 domain-containing protein — translation MKANKIYVYVIVGIVLLASSPFILGLIWPRINDVRTGETPQYADIKPQRFNQPADKVFAAALAVAQASGWEIRLTEPAQGTIDATATTRLLKFKDDVTITVTSGDGATIVNVRSKSRIGKGDLGTNARRIRAFQMELAKRL, via the coding sequence ATGAAAGCCAATAAAATTTACGTCTACGTCATTGTCGGCATTGTTTTACTCGCCAGCAGCCCCTTCATCCTCGGACTAATCTGGCCGCGCATCAACGACGTGCGCACGGGCGAGACGCCGCAATACGCCGACATTAAACCACAACGGTTCAACCAACCGGCAGACAAAGTCTTTGCCGCCGCCCTGGCCGTTGCGCAAGCCAGTGGTTGGGAAATCCGCTTGACTGAACCGGCCCAAGGCACGATTGATGCGACCGCGACGACGCGGCTGCTGAAATTCAAAGATGATGTGACCATCACGGTGACGAGCGGGGACGGCGCAACCATCGTCAACGTCCGCTCAAAATCGCGCATCGGCAAAGGCGATCTGGGCACCAACGCGCGCCGCATCCGCGCCTTTCAGATGGAATTGGCGAAACGGTTGTAG
- a CDS encoding dihydroorotate dehydrogenase electron transfer subunit, with translation MPNLMKDTIATVERNELSQALSGRRYGRLWLSLPDSFPILPGQFAMLKAAGIYEPLLRRAMAFYRSQRTSKELRFEFIYQILGRGTQALAAVQPGAGVEFLGPLGNTYDLDAARGREAVLVAGGVGAPALYMLAEKLIAWQIPTRLFIGGASQGDLCGLADFEALIAKGNVHGATMDGSYGVTGFVTVPLESYLQETPKLPKIIFACGPDPMLQRVAQIAASYDVPAQLSLEAPMGCGFGVCVGCAVAVKHECAEGFVYKKVCTDGPVFWGDELHF, from the coding sequence ATGCCGAATCTCATGAAAGACACCATCGCCACGGTCGAACGCAACGAGTTGAGCCAAGCGCTGTCCGGACGCCGCTACGGGCGGTTGTGGTTAAGCCTGCCGGACTCGTTCCCGATTCTGCCCGGCCAGTTCGCCATGCTCAAAGCCGCTGGCATTTACGAACCGCTGCTGCGCCGGGCGATGGCTTTTTACCGCAGCCAACGCACGAGCAAGGAACTCAGGTTCGAGTTTATCTATCAAATTTTGGGACGCGGCACCCAGGCGCTGGCCGCAGTGCAACCGGGCGCGGGCGTTGAGTTTCTAGGCCCGCTCGGCAACACCTACGATCTGGATGCGGCGCGCGGGCGTGAGGCCGTGTTGGTGGCGGGGGGCGTGGGCGCTCCGGCGTTGTATATGCTGGCCGAAAAGCTGATCGCCTGGCAGATTCCGACGCGGCTCTTTATCGGCGGCGCGAGCCAGGGCGATCTGTGCGGGCTGGCAGATTTTGAAGCGCTGATTGCCAAAGGCAACGTGCACGGCGCGACGATGGATGGCAGTTATGGCGTGACGGGGTTTGTAACCGTGCCGCTGGAAAGTTATCTACAAGAAACGCCGAAGTTGCCGAAGATCATCTTTGCCTGCGGTCCCGATCCGATGTTGCAGCGCGTGGCGCAAATCGCGGCGAGTTACGACGTGCCCGCGCAGCTTTCGCTGGAAGCGCCGATGGGCTGCGGCTTCGGCGTGTGCGTCGGCTGCGCCGTGGCGGTTAAACACGAATGCGCCGAAGGTTTCGTGTACAAAAAAGTCTGCACCGATGGGCCGGTCTTTTGGGGTGACGAATTGCACTTTTGA
- a CDS encoding NUDIX hydrolase, which yields MVNKKTVKKKQSTKQQTNPPSAIRNPQSPKITYAAGGILWRTSKRGRQVLLIMRPKYHDWTLPKGHIEKTDDGWEAAAQREVKEETGYDTMITSFAGHTAYEVKGRPKVVLFWHMTPVGNANFEPSDEVTGIAWFPLAEAVEKLTYEKDKALLRQFLKHE from the coding sequence ATGGTCAATAAAAAGACAGTGAAAAAAAAGCAAAGCACGAAACAACAAACCAATCCGCCATCCGCCATCCGTAATCCGCAATCCCCGAAGATCACCTATGCGGCGGGCGGCATTCTGTGGCGCACCTCAAAACGCGGGCGGCAGGTGTTGTTGATCATGCGGCCCAAATACCACGACTGGACGCTGCCGAAAGGCCACATCGAAAAGACCGATGACGGCTGGGAGGCGGCAGCGCAACGCGAGGTCAAGGAAGAAACCGGTTATGACACGATGATCACCAGCTTCGCCGGTCACACCGCTTACGAAGTGAAAGGCCGTCCGAAAGTCGTGCTCTTCTGGCACATGACCCCGGTGGGCAATGCCAACTTCGAGCCGTCGGACGAAGTCACCGGCATCGCCTGGTTTCCGCTGGCCGAAGCGGTCGAGAAACTCACCTATGAAAAGGACAAAGCGTTGCTGCGGCAGTTTCTGAAGCATGAATAA